A part of Spiribacter vilamensis genomic DNA contains:
- the rpiA gene encoding ribose-5-phosphate isomerase RpiA: MSAQAQKQAAAEAAIAKIQSGSVIGVGSGSTVDCFVDALAASDVEIEAAVPASEATAERLRHHGIEVRDANGAGELAVYVDGADEITRHLQMIKGGGGALTREKVIAAIARRFVCIVDESKWVTALGDFPLPVEVIPMARSYVGRELLKLGGRPELREHFTTDNGNVILDVRSLDCSEPIALERRLNNIAGVVTNGLFAVRPADELLVGTDTGVQRFTAA, encoded by the coding sequence ATGAGCGCCCAGGCCCAGAAACAGGCCGCCGCCGAGGCGGCCATCGCCAAAATCCAGTCCGGCAGCGTCATCGGCGTCGGCAGTGGTTCCACCGTTGATTGCTTCGTCGATGCGCTCGCCGCCTCCGATGTCGAGATCGAGGCCGCCGTCCCCGCCTCGGAGGCCACCGCCGAACGCCTCCGACATCACGGCATTGAGGTCCGCGATGCCAACGGCGCCGGCGAGCTGGCGGTCTACGTGGATGGCGCCGACGAGATCACCCGCCACCTGCAGATGATCAAGGGCGGTGGCGGCGCACTGACCCGCGAGAAGGTCATCGCCGCCATCGCGCGCCGCTTTGTCTGCATCGTCGACGAGAGCAAGTGGGTGACCGCACTCGGCGACTTCCCGCTGCCCGTGGAGGTCATTCCCATGGCGCGGTCCTACGTCGGCCGCGAGCTCCTCAAGCTGGGCGGCCGGCCCGAGCTTCGCGAGCACTTCACCACGGATAACGGCAACGTCATCCTCGATGTCCGCAGCCTCGACTGCTCCGAGCCCATCGCCCTGGAGCGCCGGCTGAACAATATCGCCGGCGTGGTCACCAACGGGTTGTTCGCGGTGCGGCCCGCCGATGAGCTGCTGGTGGGCACGGATACGGGCGTGCAGCGGTTCACCGCCGCCTGA
- the ilvA gene encoding threonine ammonia-lyase, biosynthetic yields MQSYLQRILTASVYDVADQTPLTRATNLSRRLDNEILLKREDMQPVFSFKIRGAYNKIANLTQAQRDKGVICSSAGNHAQGVAISARKLGIKATIVMPRTTPSIKVDAVRNFGGRVVLHGDNYDAAKAHAAKLIEERGLTFIPPYDDPDVIAGQGTVGMEILSQHPRPIDAVFVPVGGGGLIAGIAAYIKQLRPDIRIIAVEPEDAPTLERAMAAGERVTLDEVGIFADGVAVRQIGEEPFRIARELVDECMLVSTDEICAGIKDIFEDTRTVMEPAGALAVAGIKKYVERTGATGETLIGINCGANMNFSRLGHVAERAELGEHREAVLAVTIPERPGSFREFCETIGNRAITEFNYRFAHADEAHVFAGIGLNDGLAERDEVVEALSAKGYPVLDLTDDEMSKVHVRHMVGGRGHNVDHEVLYQVRFPERPGALLNFLKRLGRRWNISLFHYRNHGADYGRVLVGIQVPPDQRAKFEESLDKLGYPYRNESDNPAYALFLS; encoded by the coding sequence ATGCAATCCTATCTACAACGCATTCTGACAGCGAGCGTCTACGATGTCGCTGACCAGACGCCGCTGACCCGTGCCACTAACCTCTCGCGCCGCCTCGATAACGAGATCCTGTTAAAGCGCGAGGACATGCAGCCGGTGTTCTCGTTCAAGATCCGCGGGGCGTACAACAAGATCGCGAATCTCACCCAGGCGCAGCGCGACAAGGGCGTGATCTGCTCGTCCGCCGGCAACCACGCCCAGGGCGTGGCGATCTCGGCGCGCAAGCTGGGCATCAAGGCAACCATCGTGATGCCGCGGACGACACCGAGCATCAAGGTGGATGCGGTGCGCAACTTCGGCGGTCGGGTGGTGCTCCACGGCGATAACTACGACGCCGCGAAGGCGCATGCCGCCAAGCTCATCGAGGAACGCGGGCTTACCTTTATCCCGCCCTATGACGATCCGGATGTGATCGCCGGGCAGGGCACGGTGGGTATGGAGATCCTCAGCCAGCACCCGCGTCCCATCGACGCGGTGTTCGTCCCGGTCGGCGGCGGTGGACTGATCGCCGGCATCGCGGCGTACATCAAGCAGCTGCGCCCGGATATCCGCATCATCGCCGTCGAGCCCGAGGACGCGCCGACGCTGGAGCGGGCCATGGCCGCCGGCGAGCGGGTGACGCTGGACGAGGTGGGGATCTTTGCTGATGGGGTCGCCGTTCGCCAGATCGGTGAGGAGCCGTTCCGGATCGCTCGCGAGCTGGTGGACGAGTGCATGCTGGTGAGCACGGACGAGATCTGTGCCGGCATCAAGGATATCTTCGAGGACACCCGCACGGTAATGGAGCCCGCCGGCGCGCTGGCGGTGGCGGGGATCAAGAAGTATGTCGAGCGGACCGGCGCCACCGGCGAGACGCTGATCGGTATCAACTGCGGCGCCAACATGAATTTCTCCCGCCTGGGCCATGTTGCCGAGCGGGCGGAGCTGGGCGAGCATCGCGAGGCGGTGCTGGCAGTGACCATCCCGGAGCGGCCAGGGAGTTTCCGCGAGTTCTGCGAGACCATCGGTAACCGGGCGATCACCGAGTTCAACTACCGGTTCGCCCATGCCGACGAGGCGCATGTGTTCGCCGGGATCGGTCTGAATGACGGCCTGGCGGAGCGTGACGAGGTGGTCGAGGCGCTCTCGGCGAAGGGCTATCCGGTGCTTGATCTCACCGATGACGAGATGTCGAAGGTGCATGTCCGCCACATGGTGGGCGGCCGCGGGCATAACGTGGATCACGAGGTGCTCTACCAGGTGCGCTTCCCCGAGCGTCCCGGTGCGCTGCTGAATTTCCTCAAGCGGTTGGGTCGGCGCTGGAATATCTCGTTGTTCCACTACCGCAACCATGGTGCGGATTACGGTCGGGTGCTGGTGGGCATTCAGGTGCCGCCGGATCAGCGGGCGAAGTTCGAGGAGAGCCTGGACAAGCTCGGTTATCCGTATCGGAACGAGTCGGATAACCCGGCGTATGCGCTGTTCCTGAGCTAA
- a CDS encoding TraR/DksA family transcriptional regulator, which translates to MNDDEIDIPHFRQRLHELRAEIEGQTQSRDDARATVELDQTRVGRLSRMDALQQQAMAQATNQRAQLTLTRITSALKRCDDGSYGECLRCGELINPRRLEVDPAATLCIDCAEQ; encoded by the coding sequence ATGAACGACGACGAAATCGATATCCCCCACTTTCGCCAGCGGCTGCACGAACTGCGGGCCGAGATCGAGGGACAGACCCAATCCCGCGATGACGCGCGGGCAACCGTGGAGCTTGACCAGACCCGGGTCGGGCGGCTCTCGCGAATGGATGCGCTCCAGCAGCAGGCCATGGCGCAGGCCACCAACCAGCGCGCCCAGCTCACGCTCACGCGCATCACCTCGGCGCTAAAGCGCTGCGACGATGGCAGCTACGGCGAATGCCTGCGCTGCGGCGAACTGATCAATCCGCGACGGCTCGAGGTCGACCCGGCCGCCACGCTCTGCATCGACTGCGCCGAGCAATAA
- a CDS encoding DUF1289 domain-containing protein — protein MSASSPCISICEVEDGRCIGCGRTETEIVEWRDYPEDKRIAIMDRLDREAANGGWLAADAFSDPATDA, from the coding sequence ATGAGCGCATCATCACCCTGCATCAGCATCTGCGAGGTCGAGGACGGCCGTTGCATCGGCTGTGGACGTACCGAAACCGAAATTGTCGAGTGGCGGGATTACCCCGAGGACAAGCGTATCGCCATCATGGATCGCCTCGATCGCGAAGCCGCCAATGGCGGCTGGCTGGCCGCGGATGCATTCAGCGACCCGGCCACCGATGCTTGA
- a CDS encoding adenine phosphoribosyltransferase translates to MMNEDRDAAVAQVEGLIRDIPDFPKPGIIFKDITPLLGDAAGFRTAVDLLADSIEGPMPDYIVGTESRGFIFGAALAYHIGAGFIPVRKPGKLPSDVYACEYKLEYGTDALEVHRDALSQGARTLIVDDLLATGGTARATGDLLRRLGAEMLGYSFVIELSFLNAREHMIDAPVNAIVRV, encoded by the coding sequence ATGATGAACGAGGATCGAGACGCCGCCGTGGCCCAAGTCGAGGGCCTGATCCGGGACATTCCCGACTTCCCCAAGCCGGGGATTATCTTCAAGGACATCACCCCGCTGCTGGGGGACGCCGCCGGCTTCCGGACCGCGGTAGATCTGCTTGCGGACAGCATCGAGGGCCCGATGCCGGATTACATCGTCGGCACCGAATCGCGCGGCTTCATCTTTGGCGCGGCGCTGGCCTACCACATCGGTGCCGGCTTCATTCCCGTGCGCAAGCCGGGCAAACTGCCTTCCGACGTCTATGCCTGTGAGTACAAGCTCGAATACGGCACCGACGCGCTGGAAGTCCACCGCGACGCCCTGAGCCAGGGCGCCCGCACGCTGATCGTCGACGACCTGCTCGCGACCGGCGGGACCGCCCGCGCCACCGGCGATCTGCTGCGGCGGCTCGGCGCGGAAATGCTCGGCTACAGCTTCGTTATCGAGCTGAGTTTCCTCAACGCCCGCGAGCATATGATCGACGCCCCGGTAAACGCCATCGTCCGCGTCTGA
- a CDS encoding ABC transporter permease: MTASVSDHLKTAPQLSLRFIAVWLRNLRVWRKLMLPSLLGNFGEPVLYLLALGYGLGQFVGEVEGMRYMVFLASGIVCSAAMTGATFEALYSAFTRLTQQQTWAAMLAAPMNVDDVVLGEIAWAATKALINASAIVLVAAVLGLVAGPEALLVLPVILLAGFAFAGLAMIVTAISPSYDFFLYYFTLVMTPMLLLSGVFFPLSGLPDAVGIGAQFLPLAHVVMLVRPLMTGTAVDAPVLHLAVILVYAVGTYWISAALARKRLIR; the protein is encoded by the coding sequence ATGACGGCAAGTGTTTCCGATCACCTGAAAACCGCGCCGCAGCTCAGCCTGCGGTTCATCGCCGTGTGGCTGCGCAACCTGCGGGTCTGGCGCAAGCTCATGCTGCCCTCGCTGCTCGGCAACTTCGGCGAGCCGGTGCTGTACCTGCTCGCACTCGGGTACGGCCTCGGCCAGTTCGTGGGCGAGGTCGAGGGCATGCGCTACATGGTGTTCCTGGCGAGTGGCATCGTCTGCTCGGCGGCGATGACCGGCGCCACGTTCGAGGCCCTGTATTCGGCCTTCACGCGGCTTACCCAGCAGCAGACCTGGGCGGCCATGCTCGCCGCGCCCATGAACGTCGACGACGTGGTGCTGGGCGAGATCGCCTGGGCGGCCACCAAGGCGCTCATCAACGCCAGTGCCATCGTGCTGGTGGCGGCGGTGCTGGGGCTGGTCGCCGGCCCCGAGGCGTTGCTGGTGCTGCCGGTGATTCTGCTGGCGGGGTTCGCGTTCGCCGGCCTCGCCATGATCGTCACCGCGATCTCGCCGAGCTACGACTTCTTCCTGTACTACTTCACGCTGGTGATGACGCCGATGCTGCTGCTCTCGGGCGTGTTTTTCCCGCTCTCCGGGCTACCGGATGCGGTGGGCATCGGCGCCCAGTTCCTGCCGCTCGCGCACGTGGTGATGCTGGTCCGACCGCTGATGACCGGCACCGCCGTCGACGCGCCGGTGCTGCATCTGGCGGTGATCCTCGTCTATGCCGTCGGCACCTACTGGATCAGCGCCGCCCTGGCGAGGAAGCGACTGATCCGTTAG
- a CDS encoding ATP-binding cassette domain-containing protein gives MADAAVTARGLTRIYGDTTVVDGIDLTVEAGECFALLGPNGAGKTTTLRMLLGLTPPSSGEITVLGEPIPRRARAMRERAGIVPQFDNLDPDFSVRENLITYGAYYGARRKQVEARMDSLLAFAELTDRADDPITGLSGGMKRRLTLARALVNDPELLALDEPSTGLDPQARQHIWERMHTLRRQGRTLLLTTHYMEEAERLCDRAAIIDHGRIVACDSPAALIAAHIEPHVVELRGDLAMRWMGRLNDAGDIDPDVRADVESHVGGPLAPLADAGFRIEPVGETVLIYGQDREALIRQVEALVGPGYLYRPASLEDVFLRLTGRELRD, from the coding sequence ATGGCGGATGCAGCGGTAACGGCCCGCGGGCTGACGCGGATCTATGGCGACACGACGGTGGTGGACGGGATCGACCTGACCGTCGAGGCGGGCGAGTGCTTCGCCCTGCTGGGGCCGAACGGCGCCGGCAAGACCACGACGCTGCGCATGCTGCTGGGGCTGACGCCGCCGAGCAGCGGCGAGATCACCGTCCTCGGCGAGCCCATTCCGCGCCGGGCCCGGGCGATGCGCGAGCGGGCCGGGATCGTGCCGCAGTTCGACAACCTCGACCCGGATTTCAGCGTGCGCGAGAACCTGATCACCTACGGCGCCTACTACGGGGCGCGGCGGAAACAGGTGGAGGCGCGCATGGACTCGCTACTCGCCTTCGCCGAGCTCACCGATCGTGCCGATGACCCGATCACGGGCCTGTCCGGCGGCATGAAGCGGCGCCTGACCCTGGCCCGGGCGCTGGTGAACGATCCCGAGCTGCTGGCGCTCGATGAGCCCAGTACGGGGCTCGATCCCCAGGCCCGTCAGCACATCTGGGAGCGTATGCACACGCTGCGCCGCCAGGGCCGGACATTGCTGCTGACCACACATTACATGGAGGAGGCCGAGCGCCTCTGCGACCGGGCGGCGATCATCGATCACGGCCGGATCGTTGCCTGCGACAGCCCCGCGGCCCTGATCGCCGCGCATATCGAGCCCCACGTGGTGGAGTTGCGCGGCGACCTGGCCATGCGCTGGATGGGCCGGTTGAACGATGCGGGGGATATCGATCCCGATGTCAGGGCGGATGTCGAGAGTCACGTTGGCGGGCCGCTGGCGCCGCTGGCCGACGCCGGCTTCCGCATCGAGCCGGTGGGCGAGACGGTGCTGATCTACGGCCAGGATCGCGAGGCGCTGATCCGGCAGGTGGAGGCCCTGGTCGGTCCGGGCTACCTGTACCGGCCGGCGAGCCTCGAGGATGTCTTTTTGCGCCTGACCGGACGGGAGCTGCGCGACTGA
- a CDS encoding efflux RND transporter permease subunit translates to MKFTDIFINRPVLATVVSLLILLAGLRSLDLLEVRQYPSTENTVVTVTTAFPGADSELVQGFITQPLQQAIAEANGIDYITSESRQGQSTIEVNMALNYDANAAVSEIQAKVASQRNVLPADAQDPVIESSTGDQTALMYLAIYSESVKIPEITDFVNRVIQPQVQALEGVAKARVFGRSPAMRIWLDPERMAALNVTASEVREVLQANNYQAGIGNTKGPYTRINLSVDTDISDPRAFDRLVVREQDGTVVRIEDVAATDFGSETYSSAAWYKGQPGVFIAVEQAPGSNPLDVAGAVRSEMPNLRDQLPQGIQLALPYDASEFIQSSIDEVFKTIAEAVLIVLLVIFLTIGSIRAAIVPSLAVPLSLVGAATIMIALGYSLNLLTLLSLVLAIGLVVDDAIIVVENIHRHIEEGYSNFDAAITGARELAVPIIAMTTTLLAVYAPIGFMGGLVGTLFTEFAFTLAGAVLISGIVALTFSPMISAAVLKPGGQSGRFEAFVERAFNGLSAAYKRSLHSLLDTKSVLIVFGVIVLGSNYFMFTMSQNELAPTEDQGILFFQGTAPRTATYDYLAEFAERYQTQAESIPEYSETFMILGGLSPDTVFGGVKVVPTSERERGQDAIQQEVTAKFTPNPGLDTAVFPLPSLPGSGGGLPVQFVLNTSASYEALDSVADDLIGQAMGSGNFLFLKKSVEFDRPLTTVRVDRDKAADMGISMANLGSSLSGMLGGGYVNRFNLDGRSYKVIPQVDRPFRATAEKLKDYYIETPEGESVPLSSLVTLEESVVPSSRNQFQQLNSVTLEGIPAPGVPLGDALGYLETTADQVLPANYNIDYTGQSRQFAGQGGALVLTFFLSIVVIYLVLAAQFESWRDPAIILVSVPLSIAGALAFITLGFATVNIYTQVGLITLIGVVAKNGILIVEFANNLQIHKGLGKRAAVEEASAIRLRPIIMTSLALIMAMVPLLIATGPGAVSRFHIGLTIATGLGIGTVFTLFVLPAFYLLLARDHNAGRSDEVTA, encoded by the coding sequence ATGAAATTCACCGACATCTTCATCAACCGGCCGGTCCTCGCGACGGTGGTGAGCCTGCTGATCCTGCTGGCCGGCCTGCGCTCGCTGGATCTGCTGGAGGTCCGCCAGTATCCCTCCACCGAGAACACGGTGGTGACGGTGACCACCGCCTTCCCCGGCGCCGACAGCGAACTGGTGCAGGGCTTTATCACCCAGCCGCTGCAGCAGGCCATCGCCGAGGCCAACGGCATCGACTACATCACCTCCGAGAGCCGGCAGGGCCAGTCCACCATTGAAGTGAACATGGCGCTCAACTACGACGCCAATGCCGCCGTCTCGGAGATCCAGGCCAAGGTGGCGAGCCAGCGCAACGTCCTGCCAGCGGACGCCCAGGACCCGGTGATCGAGTCGAGCACCGGCGATCAGACGGCGCTGATGTACCTCGCCATCTACAGCGAGTCGGTGAAAATCCCCGAGATCACCGACTTCGTGAATCGCGTCATCCAGCCCCAGGTCCAGGCGCTCGAGGGCGTGGCGAAGGCGCGCGTGTTCGGTCGCTCGCCGGCGATGCGAATCTGGCTCGATCCGGAGCGGATGGCGGCGCTGAACGTCACGGCCAGCGAGGTCCGCGAGGTCCTGCAGGCCAACAACTACCAGGCCGGCATCGGCAACACCAAGGGCCCGTATACGCGCATCAACCTCTCGGTGGACACCGATATCAGCGATCCGCGTGCCTTCGACCGGCTCGTCGTCCGCGAGCAGGACGGCACGGTGGTGCGGATCGAGGACGTCGCCGCGACCGACTTCGGCTCCGAGACCTATTCCTCGGCGGCCTGGTACAAGGGCCAGCCCGGCGTGTTCATCGCCGTCGAGCAGGCCCCCGGTTCCAACCCGCTGGATGTCGCCGGTGCCGTCCGCAGCGAAATGCCCAACCTGCGCGATCAGCTCCCGCAGGGCATCCAGCTGGCACTGCCCTACGACGCCAGCGAGTTCATCCAGAGCTCCATCGACGAGGTCTTCAAGACCATCGCAGAGGCGGTGCTGATCGTGCTGCTGGTGATCTTCCTGACCATTGGCTCGATCCGCGCGGCGATCGTGCCCTCGCTCGCCGTGCCGCTGTCGCTGGTGGGGGCCGCGACCATCATGATCGCCCTCGGCTACTCGCTGAACCTGCTCACGCTGCTATCGCTGGTGCTGGCCATCGGCCTCGTGGTGGACGACGCCATCATCGTGGTGGAGAACATCCACCGGCATATCGAGGAGGGCTATTCCAACTTCGATGCGGCCATCACGGGGGCCCGCGAACTGGCGGTGCCCATTATCGCGATGACCACCACGCTGCTCGCCGTCTACGCGCCCATCGGCTTCATGGGCGGCCTGGTGGGCACGCTGTTCACCGAGTTCGCCTTCACGCTGGCCGGTGCGGTGCTGATCTCGGGCATCGTGGCGCTGACGTTCTCGCCGATGATCTCCGCCGCCGTGCTCAAGCCGGGCGGCCAGTCGGGCCGGTTCGAGGCCTTCGTCGAGCGGGCCTTCAACGGCCTGTCCGCGGCCTATAAGCGCAGCCTGCACAGCCTGCTCGATACCAAGAGCGTGCTGATCGTCTTCGGCGTGATCGTGCTCGGCTCGAACTACTTCATGTTCACCATGAGCCAGAACGAGCTCGCCCCCACCGAGGACCAGGGCATCCTGTTCTTCCAGGGTACGGCACCGCGCACGGCGACCTACGATTACCTCGCCGAGTTCGCGGAGCGCTACCAGACCCAGGCCGAGAGCATCCCCGAGTACAGCGAGACGTTCATGATCCTCGGTGGCCTGTCACCGGATACCGTGTTCGGCGGCGTCAAGGTCGTCCCCACCAGCGAGCGGGAGCGCGGCCAGGACGCCATCCAGCAGGAGGTCACCGCCAAGTTCACCCCCAACCCGGGACTCGATACCGCGGTATTCCCGCTGCCCAGCCTGCCCGGGTCCGGGGGCGGTCTGCCGGTCCAGTTCGTGCTCAACACCTCGGCCAGCTACGAGGCGCTCGACAGCGTGGCCGACGACCTCATCGGCCAGGCCATGGGCAGCGGCAATTTCCTGTTCCTGAAAAAGTCCGTCGAGTTCGACCGCCCCCTGACCACGGTCCGGGTCGATCGCGACAAGGCGGCGGACATGGGCATCAGCATGGCCAACCTCGGCAGCAGCCTGTCGGGGATGCTGGGCGGGGGCTACGTCAACCGCTTCAACCTCGATGGCCGCAGCTACAAGGTCATTCCCCAGGTCGACCGGCCGTTCCGCGCCACCGCGGAGAAGCTCAAGGACTATTACATCGAGACGCCCGAGGGCGAGTCCGTCCCGCTGTCGAGCCTGGTGACGCTGGAGGAGTCCGTGGTGCCGAGCTCGCGCAACCAGTTCCAGCAGCTCAACTCCGTCACCCTGGAGGGCATTCCGGCGCCGGGCGTGCCCCTGGGCGACGCGCTGGGATACCTGGAGACCACCGCCGATCAGGTTCTGCCGGCCAACTACAACATCGACTACACCGGCCAGTCGCGGCAGTTCGCCGGCCAGGGCGGCGCACTGGTGCTGACCTTCTTCCTGTCGATCGTGGTGATCTACTTGGTGCTCGCCGCGCAGTTCGAGAGCTGGCGTGATCCGGCGATCATCCTCGTCTCGGTGCCGCTGAGTATCGCCGGGGCGCTCGCGTTCATCACCCTCGGCTTCGCGACGGTGAACATCTACACCCAGGTGGGGCTGATCACGCTGATCGGCGTGGTGGCCAAGAACGGCATCCTGATCGTGGAGTTCGCCAACAACCTGCAGATCCACAAGGGACTGGGCAAGCGCGCCGCCGTCGAGGAGGCGTCCGCCATCCGGCTGCGGCCGATCATCATGACCTCGCTGGCGCTGATCATGGCCATGGTGCCGCTGCTCATCGCCACCGGGCCGGGCGCGGTCAGCCGCTTCCATATCGGTCTGACCATCGCGACGGGGCTTGGCATCGGCACGGTCTTTACCCTGTTCGTGCTGCCGGCGTTCTATCTGCTGCTGGCGCGGGACCATAACGCCGGCCGGTCCGACGAGGTGACGGCATAA
- a CDS encoding efflux RND transporter periplasmic adaptor subunit: MKVFIRLLIALLLLGGIFGGIFGYKYFVQMQAGGPGGGPRPANITATAVASEQWQGKRESVGSLTAVDRVAVSTEVAGTIDTLDFDSGDQVEIGDRLAGLDTDVDQAELRGLEAEAELARIEFNRAQDLLPQRAISQSQFDEARARLDSANAAVNTQQARLDQKTIRAPFTGVLGLRQVSVGQYLAPGSDIVELQRLDPIYADFTLPERFLTDVERGQTIEMRTSALDEVFRGEITAIDSAITENTRSVSLRATLDNPDGRLRPGMFARVTVLEPLERSVLTIPRTAVSFNTYGDFVLRINETDNGLVSERVQIETGEVRDGRIEVTDGLAEGERLVAAGLVKVRPGQPVTIDETVGLDPAEVSGR, encoded by the coding sequence ATGAAAGTATTCATTCGCCTTCTGATCGCCCTGCTCCTGCTGGGCGGGATCTTCGGCGGTATTTTCGGCTATAAGTATTTCGTACAGATGCAGGCCGGTGGCCCCGGTGGTGGCCCCCGCCCCGCCAACATCACCGCCACCGCGGTCGCGTCGGAGCAGTGGCAGGGCAAGCGCGAGAGCGTCGGCAGCCTCACCGCCGTGGATCGCGTAGCGGTCAGCACCGAGGTCGCCGGGACCATCGACACGCTCGATTTCGACTCCGGCGACCAGGTCGAGATCGGGGATCGGCTCGCCGGGCTCGATACCGATGTCGATCAGGCGGAGCTCCGCGGGCTCGAGGCCGAGGCGGAGCTCGCCCGGATCGAGTTCAACCGCGCCCAGGACCTGCTGCCCCAGCGCGCCATCTCGCAGTCGCAGTTCGACGAGGCACGGGCCCGGCTCGACAGCGCCAATGCCGCGGTCAACACCCAGCAGGCGCGACTCGACCAGAAGACCATCCGCGCCCCGTTCACCGGCGTCCTCGGCCTGCGCCAGGTCAGCGTCGGTCAGTACCTGGCGCCGGGCAGCGATATCGTCGAGCTCCAGCGGCTCGATCCGATCTATGCCGATTTCACCCTGCCGGAGCGGTTTCTGACCGACGTCGAGCGGGGCCAGACCATCGAAATGCGCACCAGCGCACTCGACGAGGTCTTCCGCGGCGAGATCACCGCCATCGACAGCGCCATTACCGAGAACACCCGGTCGGTATCGCTTCGCGCGACTCTGGACAACCCCGACGGCCGGCTGCGGCCCGGCATGTTCGCGCGGGTCACCGTGCTCGAGCCGCTCGAGCGATCCGTGCTGACGATCCCGCGCACCGCGGTGAGCTTCAATACCTACGGCGATTTCGTGCTGCGCATTAACGAGACCGACAATGGCCTGGTCTCCGAGCGGGTGCAGATCGAGACCGGCGAGGTCCGGGACGGCCGCATCGAGGTCACCGACGGCCTCGCCGAGGGTGAGCGTTTGGTCGCCGCCGGCCTGGTCAAGGTGCGGCCCGGCCAGCCGGTGACGATCGATGAGACCGTGGGCCTGGATCCGGCCGAGGTGAGCGGCCGATGA
- a CDS encoding universal stress protein, with the protein MIRSILLYLHKDGHEADHVAAAADLATAHGAHLTGLAVAEPLAAHAEYLPPEALDRYRDAWQIHNAGLETVFNEGVSHYALRTEWRSVEDLRVDRSTLDVIAQQARYSDLLMVGQIDPDRPADLVPSDLPGQAAVLAGRPVLAIPYAWKRRAIGHRVIIAWDGGRESARAVSDALPLLRRADEVQIAVIGTGPRGLTGPHGDLPGADIAAHLARHDIRVTATHQGSVDIPVADALLSAAADADADLLVMGAYGRSRFREMVMGGTTRRILSEMTLPVLLSH; encoded by the coding sequence ATGATTCGCTCAATCCTGCTTTATCTGCACAAGGACGGCCACGAGGCCGATCACGTCGCCGCCGCGGCCGATCTGGCGACCGCCCACGGCGCGCATCTCACCGGGCTGGCCGTGGCCGAGCCGCTGGCCGCGCATGCCGAGTATCTGCCCCCGGAGGCGCTGGACCGCTATCGCGATGCCTGGCAGATCCACAATGCCGGGCTCGAGACCGTGTTCAACGAGGGCGTATCGCACTATGCGCTTCGCACCGAGTGGCGATCGGTGGAGGATCTGCGCGTCGATCGCAGCACGCTGGATGTCATCGCCCAGCAGGCCCGCTATTCCGATCTGTTGATGGTCGGCCAGATCGATCCCGACCGCCCCGCCGACCTGGTGCCCTCGGATCTGCCCGGACAGGCGGCGGTGCTCGCCGGCCGGCCGGTGCTGGCGATCCCCTACGCGTGGAAGCGCCGGGCCATCGGCCACCGGGTAATCATCGCCTGGGACGGCGGCCGGGAGTCGGCCCGGGCCGTCAGCGATGCCCTGCCCCTGCTGCGCCGCGCCGACGAGGTGCAGATCGCCGTGATCGGCACCGGTCCGCGCGGGCTGACCGGTCCCCATGGCGATCTGCCGGGGGCGGACATCGCGGCCCACCTGGCCCGTCATGACATCCGCGTCACCGCGACCCACCAGGGCAGTGTCGACATCCCGGTGGCGGACGCGCTGCTCTCGGCGGCGGCGGATGCCGATGCCGATCTGCTGGTGATGGGGGCCTACGGCCGTTCGCGCTTTCGCGAGATGGTGATGGGCGGCACGACCCGGCGGATCCTCAGCGAGATGACGCTGCCGGTGCTGCTCTCGCACTGA